One region of Scophthalmus maximus strain ysfricsl-2021 chromosome 15, ASM2237912v1, whole genome shotgun sequence genomic DNA includes:
- the rbks gene encoding ribokinase isoform X1: MTEEAFDVMVVGSCMTDLVSQAPRLPKAGETIHGHKFFIGFGGKGANQCIQAARLGAKTAMVCKVGKDFFGDNYIRNFKDNGVHTDFVGQTSDAATGAASIIVNNAGENAIVIVAGANMLLGSGELQSALPAVSHAKVLVCQLEISPQTSLRALRMAQENKVKTIFNPAPAIPDLDPDFYRVSDVFCCNESEAELLTGSSVANVEEACRAGQELLKRGCGSVIITLGPQGCVVLKARESSPKHVPTAAVTAVDTTGAGDSFIGALAFYMARDPTMPLEEMARRANEVAGVSVQAVGTQVSYPFKRDLPAELF, translated from the exons ATGACCGAAGAGGCTTTTGATGTGATGGTGGTTGGCTCCTGTATGACCGACTTAGTCAG tcAAGCTCCAAGGCTACCCAAAGCAGGGGAAACCATCCATGGTCACAAGTTCTTCATCGGCTTTGGTGGAAAGGGGGCCAACCAATGTATACAGGCTGCTAGACTGGGAGCAAAAACAGCCATGGTCTGCAAG GTTGGAAAAGACTTCTTTGGAGACAATTACATCCGGAATTTCAAGGACAATGGTGTACACACAG ACTTTGTCGGGCAAACCTCTGATGCAGCCACAGGAGCTGCCTCCATCATTGTAAACAATGCAG GTGAGAATGCTATCGTGATTGTGGCCGGTGCCAACATGCTGCTGGGCAGCGGGGAGCTGCAGAGCGCTCTCCCAGCCGTCAGTCATGCAAAAGTGCTCGTGTGCCAGCTAGAGATCAGTCCACAGACATCATTGAGGGCCCTACGCATGGCTCAGGAAAACAAAG TAAAGACAATATTCAACCCGGCGCCGGCCATCCCGGACCTGGATCCAGATTTCTACAGAGTCTCCGATGTGTTTTGCTGCAATGAGTCTGAG GCGGAGCTGCTGACCGGTTCCTCTGTAGCCAATGTGGAGGAGGCATGTCGGGCCGGGCAGGAGCTGCTGAAGCGAGGCTGTGGGTCCGTCATAATCACGTTGGGACCTCAAGGCTGCGTGGTGCTCAAGGCACGGGAGTCTTCCCCAAAACATGTTCCAACGGCTGCGGTCACGGCAGTGGACACCACA GGTGCTGGAGACAGCTTCATTGGTGCACTGGCGTTTTACATGGCTCGTGATCCTACAATGCCTCTGGAGGAGATGGCCCGCAGAGCCAATGAGGTGGCAGGAGTGAGCGTGCAGGCTGTCGGCACGCAGGTGTCTTACCCCTTCAAACGGGACCTGCCAGCGGAACTGTTCTGA
- the rbks gene encoding ribokinase isoform X2, whose product MTEEAFDVMVVGSCMTDLVSQAPRLPKAGETIHGHKFFIGFGGKGANQCIQAARLGAKTAMVCKVGKDFFGDNYIRNFKDNGVHTDFVGQTSDAATGAASIIVNNAVKTIFNPAPAIPDLDPDFYRVSDVFCCNESEAELLTGSSVANVEEACRAGQELLKRGCGSVIITLGPQGCVVLKARESSPKHVPTAAVTAVDTTGAGDSFIGALAFYMARDPTMPLEEMARRANEVAGVSVQAVGTQVSYPFKRDLPAELF is encoded by the exons ATGACCGAAGAGGCTTTTGATGTGATGGTGGTTGGCTCCTGTATGACCGACTTAGTCAG tcAAGCTCCAAGGCTACCCAAAGCAGGGGAAACCATCCATGGTCACAAGTTCTTCATCGGCTTTGGTGGAAAGGGGGCCAACCAATGTATACAGGCTGCTAGACTGGGAGCAAAAACAGCCATGGTCTGCAAG GTTGGAAAAGACTTCTTTGGAGACAATTACATCCGGAATTTCAAGGACAATGGTGTACACACAG ACTTTGTCGGGCAAACCTCTGATGCAGCCACAGGAGCTGCCTCCATCATTGTAAACAATGCAG TAAAGACAATATTCAACCCGGCGCCGGCCATCCCGGACCTGGATCCAGATTTCTACAGAGTCTCCGATGTGTTTTGCTGCAATGAGTCTGAG GCGGAGCTGCTGACCGGTTCCTCTGTAGCCAATGTGGAGGAGGCATGTCGGGCCGGGCAGGAGCTGCTGAAGCGAGGCTGTGGGTCCGTCATAATCACGTTGGGACCTCAAGGCTGCGTGGTGCTCAAGGCACGGGAGTCTTCCCCAAAACATGTTCCAACGGCTGCGGTCACGGCAGTGGACACCACA GGTGCTGGAGACAGCTTCATTGGTGCACTGGCGTTTTACATGGCTCGTGATCCTACAATGCCTCTGGAGGAGATGGCCCGCAGAGCCAATGAGGTGGCAGGAGTGAGCGTGCAGGCTGTCGGCACGCAGGTGTCTTACCCCTTCAAACGGGACCTGCCAGCGGAACTGTTCTGA
- the rbks gene encoding ribokinase isoform X3, translated as MVCKVGKDFFGDNYIRNFKDNGVHTDFVGQTSDAATGAASIIVNNAGENAIVIVAGANMLLGSGELQSALPAVSHAKVLVCQLEISPQTSLRALRMAQENKVKTIFNPAPAIPDLDPDFYRVSDVFCCNESEAELLTGSSVANVEEACRAGQELLKRGCGSVIITLGPQGCVVLKARESSPKHVPTAAVTAVDTTGAGDSFIGALAFYMARDPTMPLEEMARRANEVAGVSVQAVGTQVSYPFKRDLPAELF; from the exons ATGGTCTGCAAG GTTGGAAAAGACTTCTTTGGAGACAATTACATCCGGAATTTCAAGGACAATGGTGTACACACAG ACTTTGTCGGGCAAACCTCTGATGCAGCCACAGGAGCTGCCTCCATCATTGTAAACAATGCAG GTGAGAATGCTATCGTGATTGTGGCCGGTGCCAACATGCTGCTGGGCAGCGGGGAGCTGCAGAGCGCTCTCCCAGCCGTCAGTCATGCAAAAGTGCTCGTGTGCCAGCTAGAGATCAGTCCACAGACATCATTGAGGGCCCTACGCATGGCTCAGGAAAACAAAG TAAAGACAATATTCAACCCGGCGCCGGCCATCCCGGACCTGGATCCAGATTTCTACAGAGTCTCCGATGTGTTTTGCTGCAATGAGTCTGAG GCGGAGCTGCTGACCGGTTCCTCTGTAGCCAATGTGGAGGAGGCATGTCGGGCCGGGCAGGAGCTGCTGAAGCGAGGCTGTGGGTCCGTCATAATCACGTTGGGACCTCAAGGCTGCGTGGTGCTCAAGGCACGGGAGTCTTCCCCAAAACATGTTCCAACGGCTGCGGTCACGGCAGTGGACACCACA GGTGCTGGAGACAGCTTCATTGGTGCACTGGCGTTTTACATGGCTCGTGATCCTACAATGCCTCTGGAGGAGATGGCCCGCAGAGCCAATGAGGTGGCAGGAGTGAGCGTGCAGGCTGTCGGCACGCAGGTGTCTTACCCCTTCAAACGGGACCTGCCAGCGGAACTGTTCTGA